A single window of Aspergillus flavus chromosome 4, complete sequence DNA harbors:
- a CDS encoding putative nuclear protein SDK3, which yields MAEGTLASAVVLPEQDNLPPSPDAGLKRRNSVAEADSESKRRRLSSQQDHTGDRSPAERKQSSPDGAERKPERRPGRGGREEERKRGQRLFGALLGTLSQSSTSAAQKRRADIERRQQDKLKLQDEEYGELKKKRREERIAIRKKEQRLYEEESMRTRHSNLLAMSHFLKTRTEPVLYYKPWQLRSGDEAIIREQVEEAEATVAREVAEFEARYPAREEDTSKKQDEVTQEDRDQAPEPEAEFKENKDTTHETGAVGAETNHNRDSEAAPSDATAINNNNIPINNDHADVHRGAEDDGGEVVEDKEDTVIY from the exons ATGGCTGAAGG GACACTCGCATCGGCAGTTGTACTGCCCGAACAGGACAACCTCCCCCCATCCCCGGATGCTGGTTTGAAGCGAAGGAATTCCGTTGCAGAAGCCGACTCGGAGAGCAAACGCCGTCGCCTTAGCTCACAACAAGATCACACGGGCGACCGATCACCTGCGGAGCGCAAACAATCTTCTCCAGATGGAGCGGAACGCAAGCCGGAACGGAGACCCGGCCGAGGTGGACGTGAGGAGGAACGCAAGCGTGGACAACGTCTATTCGGTGCTTTACTGGGGACGCTTTCGCAGAGCTCGACTTCGGCGGCTCAGAAGCGGCGTGCGGATATTGAGCGGAGACAACAGGATAAGCTTAAGCTGCAGGATGAAGAGTATGGcgagttgaagaagaagagacggGAGGAACGGATCGCTATCCGGAAGAAGGAGCAGAGACTCTATGAAGAGGAATCG ATGCGCACGCGACACTCGAATCTACTGGCAATGTCCCATTTTCTGAAGACAAGAACTGAGCCTGTATTA TACTATAAGCCATGGCAGCTTCGGTCCGGAGATGAAGCGATCATACGTGAACAGGTTGAAGAAGCGGAAGCCACAGTTGCCCGGGAGGTCGCAGAATTCGAGGCGCGTTATCCAGCTCGCGAAGAGGACACTTCGAAGAAACAAGACGAGGTTACTCAAGAAGACCGTGACCAAGCCCCTGAACCCGAAGCAGAATTCAAAGAGAACAAGGATACAACCCATGAGACTGGCGCGGTAGGTGCTGAGACTAACCATAACAGAGACTCTGAAGCTGCTCCATCTGATGCTACGGctattaataataacaatataCCTATCAATAATGACCACGCAGACGTCCATCGAGGCGCTGAAGATGACGGTGGCGAGGTTGTCGAGGATAAGGAGGATACAGTGATTTACTGA